ATCTGTCTAAAGGCCTTAAAGAACTCAACGAAGCGGCCCATGCCGTTGGCCAAGGAAAGTTTGACGTGCAAGTTCCTGTGCGCTCTGGTGATGAACTAGGCCAGCTTGCAGAAGGCCTTAACAAAATGGCGGCAGACCTTGAAGACAGTATCGGTGTGCGACGTCAGGCTGAACAAGCTAACAAACTAAAAAGCTTATTCTTAGCGAATATGTCCCACGAGATCAGAACACCATTAAACGCCATCATTGGATTTTCTGAAATCTTAATGGATCCACGAGTGTCAGAAGAAGATCGCCAAAGTTATGTGAATATCATCCATCGTACCGGCGAAAATCTGACTCGCATCATTAATGACATCCTTGACCTATCTAAGGTGGAAGCAGGTCACTTAGAAATTCAAAAAAGTTCATTTGATTTACCTGTATTCTTAGAAGAGATCCGCAACGTCATCACCGCAAAAAGCGTTGAAAAGAAGTTACAGGTTGAATTCAGACAGCTCAACGATGTGCCACAGACCTTGTACACAGATCAACTTCGATTGCGCCAGATTCTGACGAACATTCTTGGCAATGCCGTTAAGTTTACTGATTCTGGATCTGTTATCATGAGCTATGAAGTTTTATACGGCAGTCTTATTTTCACTATCCGCGATACCGGAGTGGGAATTCCACATGAAAAGATTCCGGTATTGTTTCAGCCCTTTACACAAATTGATAACTCATTATCAAGAAAATATGAAGGCACTGGCTTGGGACTAGTTCTTTCTAGAAAGCTTGCCCAAATGCTTGGCGGGAACGTCAGCCTTGAAAATTCTAGATTGCACGAAGGCAGTACTTTTGTTGTTAGTATCCAGTTAGAAGAAACTCCTTCAAGCCTTGCCTCGGCCCCGCTACAGAAAAACAAAGAAAATTTGATGCTTGAAGGTGCCAAGGTTCTTTTAGTTGATGACGTTGAAGACAATCGAATCTTGGTGCAAAGGCTTTTGAGTAAAAGAGGAGCCAGTGTCACCTGCGCTTCTGACGGACAAGAAGGTTTGTCTAAAGCTTTAAGTGAAGACTTCGATGTCATCTTAATGGATATTCAAATGCCTGTGATGGATGGTTATGAGGCAACTCGTAAACTGCGTGAATCAGGTTATAAAAAACCTATTATCGCATTAACAGCGCACGCGATGAAAGACGACCGCGAGCGCTGTATTGAAGCGGGATGTTCTGATTATTTAACTAAACCCGTGCAGGTTGATGAACTTGTGCGCACGATCTTAGGATACTTAAAAGCTTAATGGCATTCTGCGCCTTCGGGCGTGACTATGCAGTACTCTTGAACGATTCCATTTTTCCCGCTTAAGCCGTTGTCACCTTTGGGCCCTACAGCTCCGGGTTTTTTATAGACGGCGATTTCACATTTTCGTTTTGATTTCGCGGGATCGCCGCCAGCACCACCCTGTCCGCCCTGTCCACCAACGCCTCCCCTTCCGGCGTTTTTCTGGATATTTAATTTCACGTCTGTGTTGTCTTCGATTTCAAGTAGAAGAGTTCCAGAATTACCACCATCAGTACCATTAGTTCCTGAATGTCCTTTTTTTCCTGGACCAGGCGCAGCCGACTCTCGCGAAGGATTATTACTACCTTTACAGTAAACTTCAGCGACACTCCCAGGTATTCCCTTCATTGTAGCGTCAGGCGGATTTCCGGCTAAACCATCGGCACCATTTTCACCCTGAAGATAGATCTTCGTAGGACCTTGCGCCTTTTCGATCTTGATCACAAGATGTCCACCATTCTTTCCTGTGATTCCAACATGCGCTCGTGCAGAGGACGGAAACGTCGCTATGGTGCCATCATCTGAAAGTAACTTTTTTATTTTTAATTCCACATCGTGACCTTGAGTATACAACGCGCCTCTATGTGTGATTTTTACGGTGTCAAAGGTAAAAGCGTATTTTCCAGGTTGATAAGGACGGCTTTTAATCAAGTCCATCTCTGTTTGATTAATCCAGCGACCATCGATTAAGTAGTAAGGTTCATCTACAACCCATGCTGAAGAATCAATAGAATCGTCTGATGTGTCTTCTTCTATTGTCGCCGGCGGAACAACCTTCTTTTTTGAATCGGTCTCATTGTTATCGCGAACTTCCACACATCCCAAAAGGAAGGCGCCGAAATGTAAAAGGATAATTAAAAAAATCATTTTTCTTTTCATGAATACTCCTTATTCACAAGCGGTCTTATTCAAATCGCAAGCTCGCGGAAAAGGTATTTTAAGCAGGGCGGACAGCCGCGCCCCGGACTTAGGCCTGTGAACGGCTTTTGCAGTAAAGCACTATGGTTCAAGGATGAAGTCTTCCCCATTGTTGGGGAAAGTAGTGAAGGATTACACAGCAATGGAATACAACAAGATCAATTACTTTGAAAAAATCGACTCGACGAAACACCGCGAGTTTATAATTTCCCAAAACAATTGCATACTTTGCGGCAGTGTCCTTGAACTAAAACACATTTCTGACAAAATGATTTCTGAAATTACTGAAGAAGCTTTTTGCCCCCATTGCGAAGTCAAAACTCGGGCACGTACGCATATTCTCAACTAAATTTTGTCAGAATAACGTCAGCCTTCGTCAGAGAATTGACATTATTAGAGGGCTGTCAATTTTTTTACATCCGAATAAAATGAACCTGCCCAGGACATATCAGGATTTCCGAAACTAGATTGTTTATGACCGAAAATAGTCAGCGGTTCAGCGTCAAGCCAACCATTTAAAAACACATGAGCACACTCTAAAGACGCCGCCGGTTTCATTAATTTTTCTTCTGGACCCCAGACGACAGCAGAGTGTCCAAGATACGCGGTGTTCGCCCATTTTAACATTTCGTGCTGATACTTTACCGGAGTTATTAAAAGTAACGGTCCTGCCAGTTCATCTTGTTGAAGGACGCTGCAATTTGAAAGATCTAACATCACCGTGGGACGATAGAAATTGCCGGATGAAGTTTCTTTTTGTGCTCCGACTAAGATTTTGCCGTGTTCTTGTCGCCCGCTTTGAATTTTCTCGTCGATAGATTCACTAGCAGCAGAAGAAATCAATGGTGTCCACATTTCCTGCCCGCGAGGGTCTTTAAGCGGCTGCAAAGTTTCAAAATAATTTTTTACAAGGGCAGTAAAATCTTTGGCCTGATTTTCAAGAACGAAAACGCGCGAGATGTTCCAACACAATTGGGATTGACCCATTAAAAATGGATACAAAATTTGGGGAAGAAGGTTTTTATAATCTGTATCACCAAGAATTAGGCAAGCATTCTTAGCACTGCCGCTTAGTTGTAGTTTTTTTAATTGGGATACACTGGCTTTAGCAATGGCTTCCATCGTGCTTGTTTTACCGGCTGCACTGATCGCACGAATGCCGGGATGGCTAGCAAGAATATGCCCCACATCGCTAGTTCCATTAAGAATATTCACAATCCCGGGCGGAAGATTCGCCGCATTGATGGCATCTGCAAGCACCTTTGCAGTAATCGGCGAATGTTCAGAAACTTTTATTATAACGGTATTCCCTGCAGCTAAAGCGGGTGCCAGTCTTTCGGTTACAAGGCGTAAAGACAAACACCAGGAAGTGATAATGCCCACCACACCCACAGGTGATGGCAAAACATTTTTAGGCAAGGGATCCAAAACTTCAGCGGCAACTAATCTTAAGTTTTTTACAGCAACATCCACGTTGTTTGAGCGTGAAAATGATTGCGCCAACCCCTGATGAAGTGCTTCTTGGTAAGCGATCTCGCTAGCCTTTTGTTCTAGGTGTTCGGCGATTTTTAATAAGTAATTCGCACGCTCTGGGGCTGCTAATTCTTTCCAAGCGATTTGCGCTTTTTTAGCAGCCTGGATAGCTTTAATAACATCCATCGCGTCAGAGTTTGAAACTTGCGCCAGAAGACTTCCATCAAAAGGTGAAAGCTTAGTAAAACTTGTCGCATTCAGCGCTGGAGCAAATTCAGAATGAATGTAATTTAAAATTTCCAAATCGCAGTCCTTTGGTGGTTGCACTAACTTAGTACAACATCAAAGGATACTCAATGATCTAGCCGCAGGTTTTGATACCACCGCACTGATGAATGACGCTAAAAGTGGCTGTATTAAATTTAATAGTACGGGCCGTGCCGCCGCCCACATCTTTATCAACAATAGGGATGCCTAAGCTTTTTAACAGGTCTTCTGCGATCTGGATATTTTTCTTACCTATGAGGGGGCCAAGAGCGGCTACTCCGGTAACATTGGCACCGCCATAGATCTTTGCTTGCAACATTTGACGATTGGCCCCTAAGCGCACGCATTCTTGTACTAACATCGGAATAGCATAGATCCCATAACGAGGGCTGTTGCCATCTTTCTCGGGTCCGCTTTCGCTTAATAAGTAATGGTTTAGGCCGCCAATACCGGTCGAAGGATCGTGCAATGCCACAGCCACACAGGAACCCAGAAGGGTCGAAACAATCGTTTCTTTTTTAAATGCAGCAAGTTTGCCCGGCAAAAGGTAGAAGCTATCCATGAGGGATCTATCGGAATATTTTGATAGTTTGGTAAGCTAAAAATCAAGGGTCTTGAAAAAGGAAAGAGCGGCACTAGGCCGCTCTTTTTTTATAGATTCTTTCGAATCCCCGGCGAAAGCAGTACGGTCTAAGAGACCGCCACCTCCGCCTTGGTTATACGACTATACTTAACCATAGACACCACCCCCTTCCCAGCCCCAATAGAGGCTTTAGTTGATAGTACCTGAAGTGCGGGGATTTTCGCCATACTGATCCAGTCTAGATTTTACTTGATAGATCAATATGAAACGAAAATTAGAGAGATCGAATAAATTGAATCAAAGCAGTGCGATCTGCTTTAGGAAGATTTACGAACTTTCCTTTAGAATGTTCTGCTTCCCCACCATGCCACAGAATAGCTTCTTCAATCGTGCGGGCGCGACCGTCGTGCAGGAAACCGGCACGTGGATTCACAGTTTGTGTATGGCCAATTCCCCACAAGGGACGTGTTTTCCATTGTCTTCCGTTTGCATCGAAATCTTGGCGACCGTCAGCCAACCCATCACCCATGTCATGTAATAGCATGTCGGTGTATGGATAAATCTTTTGGTTGCTGAAGGCTTTGATTTCGTGGGGGCCAGTTACGAAACTAGGTTGGTGACAAGTCGTGCAATTCACTTGCGCAAACAAACCTGCACCACGAATGACTTCGGCTTCAGTCACATTTCTGCGCGAAGGAATCGCCAAGGTTTGAGAATAGAACACTAAACCATCGCCGACCTCATCCGCAGTTTCTAGCTTACCTGGATAGTTGGTGTTCTTTTTGAATTGTTCAAATAGCGGAGTACCTGCAATGCTTTCTTGCGGGAAAGCGTAGTTTGTAACACCGATGTCACCACGAAGTGCACCCAGGGATTGATGGAATACAGAGGGAGTATTGTTCTTCAAACCGAAGCGCCCCATTGAAACGGGATAGGGATCGTTAGACATAAGTTTCTTGATATCTAAAACCCAATTTACTTTGCCGTATACGCCCTCATCTGATAGATCGCGAGCCGCTAAAGCAAGAATGTCTGATTCTTTAATCGCCTCAAGCAAACCAAGGCCGATCATCAAAGTGCCCATGCGCGGACTTGTTTTGACGTCTTTTTCATAAAGACGACTGCGCATTTGCCCAGTCACAGAATCAAAATATTCATCATAGGCGCCAGTAATTTTAAACACCGGCTTACGCAGTTGCACGACTTCACCATCAGGATAAGTGAAAGCGCTTTTTTCATTCTTCATCCACACTTGCGCTTGGCCCGCACCTGGAAAATCCGTGCGAGCTCCCATTGAGCCTAAGTGAAAAAGTTGATCAGAAAAACCAGGCACCGGAATAGGAGCGCCCCAGTTGGTAGCTGCGTTCTTTGGATGGTTTAGACCATCTTCAATACTGATCCTTAAGAAGATTGATTCATTTTGTTTTAATTGAACCCACTCTTTACCAAACGGAACAACTGGTAATTGTCCACGACCGTCTTTTGCGTGGCAGGCTGCACAGTTGGTGTTGTTGTAAACAGGTCCCAAGCCGTATTCAGATCTGCTCGTATCGTCAGAAAAATTGGATTCAAATAAAGCATCACCCTTCAGGTGAAGCTCAATTTCTTCTTCAGTTAAATTCGCTGCTGGATTGCGGAAGGCTTGCGCGGATTCACCTTTAAAAAACACCGTGGTGTCACCACCCGTTTTTACCGCGTGAACGTAATCCATATTCACTGGAGCTGCGTGAGCAGCTCCGCTTAGTACCAGATTTACCGCAAGAATAAAGAAACAAGCCTTCATACGATCCTCGAAAATTACATGTCTAATGTTGGAAGAACTTCAGACTCTAAAGTCTCGCGAAGTGCATTCAATGCATCGATGGCTTTTTGTGTGCGCGCACGGCCGTCGTGAGTGAAGATCGCTTGACCGAAGTCACCACCCTTAGCTGGGCGGATAGCTTGGATTAGCTGAATGCAATTTAAGATATCTGCTTCAACACGACTTGCTAGTTCAGCATCCACTTTTTCAACCAAAGCTTTTACGCCAGGTCCTTTAGCATCACGGTAGTTCCCAGTATAGATGCTGTAGATAGAACGAACGTTGAAAGAAAAGTCGTTTAATGAATTCC
This is a stretch of genomic DNA from Bdellovibrio reynosensis. It encodes these proteins:
- a CDS encoding response regulator, giving the protein MVKIRRLWTHLSVSKKLFIVIGVMALLIALELLTLLFAMNTLSAVRTFVSGESAWSKAQKDAVISLHKYAFTRNAKDYEAFEQALLVPRGDTKARHALEETPINLEKARQGFLQGMVHPDDIPGVILLITRFKNFSHVEKAIIIWRQGDDLTNEISAYGSDLHDLIQRNSTSQELMPTLEKINDLNDRLSALEVEFSRTLGEASRFIENVLMLALLIVVMVVETTGLVLTFTFSRNLSKGLKELNEAAHAVGQGKFDVQVPVRSGDELGQLAEGLNKMAADLEDSIGVRRQAEQANKLKSLFLANMSHEIRTPLNAIIGFSEILMDPRVSEEDRQSYVNIIHRTGENLTRIINDILDLSKVEAGHLEIQKSSFDLPVFLEEIRNVITAKSVEKKLQVEFRQLNDVPQTLYTDQLRLRQILTNILGNAVKFTDSGSVIMSYEVLYGSLIFTIRDTGVGIPHEKIPVLFQPFTQIDNSLSRKYEGTGLGLVLSRKLAQMLGGNVSLENSRLHEGSTFVVSIQLEETPSSLASAPLQKNKENLMLEGAKVLLVDDVEDNRILVQRLLSKRGASVTCASDGQEGLSKALSEDFDVILMDIQMPVMDGYEATRKLRESGYKKPIIALTAHAMKDDRERCIEAGCSDYLTKPVQVDELVRTILGYLKA
- a CDS encoding aldehyde dehydrogenase family protein, with product MEILNYIHSEFAPALNATSFTKLSPFDGSLLAQVSNSDAMDVIKAIQAAKKAQIAWKELAAPERANYLLKIAEHLEQKASEIAYQEALHQGLAQSFSRSNNVDVAVKNLRLVAAEVLDPLPKNVLPSPVGVVGIITSWCLSLRLVTERLAPALAAGNTVIIKVSEHSPITAKVLADAINAANLPPGIVNILNGTSDVGHILASHPGIRAISAAGKTSTMEAIAKASVSQLKKLQLSGSAKNACLILGDTDYKNLLPQILYPFLMGQSQLCWNISRVFVLENQAKDFTALVKNYFETLQPLKDPRGQEMWTPLISSAASESIDEKIQSGRQEHGKILVGAQKETSSGNFYRPTVMLDLSNCSVLQQDELAGPLLLITPVKYQHEMLKWANTAYLGHSAVVWGPEEKLMKPAASLECAHVFLNGWLDAEPLTIFGHKQSSFGNPDMSWAGSFYSDVKKLTAL
- a CDS encoding chemotaxis protein CheD; the protein is MDSFYLLPGKLAAFKKETIVSTLLGSCVAVALHDPSTGIGGLNHYLLSESGPEKDGNSPRYGIYAIPMLVQECVRLGANRQMLQAKIYGGANVTGVAALGPLIGKKNIQIAEDLLKSLGIPIVDKDVGGGTARTIKFNTATFSVIHQCGGIKTCG
- a CDS encoding di-heme oxidoredictase family protein; amino-acid sequence: MKACFFILAVNLVLSGAAHAAPVNMDYVHAVKTGGDTTVFFKGESAQAFRNPAANLTEEEIELHLKGDALFESNFSDDTSRSEYGLGPVYNNTNCAACHAKDGRGQLPVVPFGKEWVQLKQNESIFLRISIEDGLNHPKNAATNWGAPIPVPGFSDQLFHLGSMGARTDFPGAGQAQVWMKNEKSAFTYPDGEVVQLRKPVFKITGAYDEYFDSVTGQMRSRLYEKDVKTSPRMGTLMIGLGLLEAIKESDILALAARDLSDEGVYGKVNWVLDIKKLMSNDPYPVSMGRFGLKNNTPSVFHQSLGALRGDIGVTNYAFPQESIAGTPLFEQFKKNTNYPGKLETADEVGDGLVFYSQTLAIPSRRNVTEAEVIRGAGLFAQVNCTTCHQPSFVTGPHEIKAFSNQKIYPYTDMLLHDMGDGLADGRQDFDANGRQWKTRPLWGIGHTQTVNPRAGFLHDGRARTIEEAILWHGGEAEHSKGKFVNLPKADRTALIQFIRSL